The following are from one region of the Microtus pennsylvanicus isolate mMicPen1 chromosome 15, mMicPen1.hap1, whole genome shotgun sequence genome:
- the Cysltr2 gene encoding cysteinyl leukotriene receptor 2 has translation MEPTEASSNNSDRNCTIENFKKEFYPIVYLVIFVWGALGNGFSIYVLLQTYKKSTSVNVFMLNLAISDFLFISTLPFRADYYLRESNWIFGDLTCRVMSYSLYVNMYTSIYFLTVLSVVRFLATVHPFQQLHVTSVKTAWILCGIIWVFIMASSAMLLKNGSEKKNDIILCLEMSPLKFKKLLIMNHIALVAGFLLPFAILTICYLLIIRVLLKVEIPESGLRASHRKALVTIIIAMVIFLLCFLPYHALRTLHLVTWKAGACGDALHKATVITLALAATNSCFNPFLYYFAGENFKERLRDVVNKDCLRKAKTKCCLPQIAEEQK, from the coding sequence ATGGAACCAACTGAGGCCTCAAGCAATAATAGTGACAGGAACTGTACAATAGAAAACTTCAAGAAGGAATTTTACCCCATCGTATACCTGGTAATATTCGTCTGGGGAGCCTTGGGAAATGGCTTCTCCATTTATGTCTTGCTACAGACTTATAAGAAGTCCACGTCTGTAAATGTTTTCATGCTCAACCTGGCCATTTCAGACTTCCTGTTCATAAGTACCCTGCCCTTCAGGGCTGACTACTACTTAAGAGAGTCCAATTGGATATTTGGGGATCTGACCTGCAGAGTTATGTCTTATTCCTTATATGTCAACATGTACACTAGCATTTATTTCCTAACTGTGCTGAGTGTTGTGCGTTTCCTGGCCACTGTCCACCCTTTCCAGCAGCTCCACGTCACCAGCGTCAAGACCGCCTGGATCCTCTGTGGGATCATATGGGTTTTTatcatggcttcctcagccaTGCTTCTGAAGAATGGCTCTGAGAAGAAGAACGACATTATACTGTGCCTGGAGATGAGTCCCCTGAAGTTTAAGAAGCTACTGATCATGAACCACATTGCGTTGGTGGCGGGCTTCCTGCTCCCATTTGCCATACTCACCATCTGCTACCTACTGATCATCCGGGTCTTGTTAAAGGTGGAGATTCCAGAATCGGGTCTGCGGGCTTCTCACAGGAAGGCCTTGGTCACCATCATCATTGCCATGGTCATCTTCCTCCTGTGTTTCCTGCCTTACCATGCACTGCGGACCCTCCACCTGGTCACATGGAAAGCAGGTGCTTGTGGAGACGCGTTGCATAAGGCCACGGTCATCACGCTGGCCTTGGCTGCGACCAATAGCTGCTTCAATCCCTTTCTCTACTACTTTGCTGGGGAGAATTTCAAAGAGCGATTAAGGGATGTAGTCAACAAAGATTGTCTACGGAAGGCAAAGACAAAGTGCTGTCTTCCTCAGATAGCTGAAGAGCAGAAATAA